The proteins below are encoded in one region of Reichenbachiella sp. 5M10:
- a CDS encoding glycoside hydrolase family 88 protein, giving the protein MMNLRILAVLALSLCLGCEEAADKSGSNEDGNTNSLPIKPSLSARFDYLLNYAVDSTAFPRSLEKNKEVRGVPSSDWTSGFFPGSLTYLYLLTGEDKYLARAKAWVPYMEKEQWNGRTHDMGFKVYSSVGKVNEITPERHYEEVLIQSANTLMTRYNPVIGCTKSWDFGQDKWQFPVIIDNMLNLELFFQATRLTGDSSYHQAAVSHATQTMRNHFRPDYSSYHVVDYDVETGQPVQKITHQGIHDESVWSRGQGWGLYGFTMVYRYTQDPIFLAQAEKIANFIMTQDNLPEDKIFYWDMKDPNIPNAPRDASAAAVIASGLFELDEYTTDERYATFAQQIMESLDSEAYILPTEMTVPFLLGHSTGNYPKDDEIDEPIAYADYYFLEALYRSTPSGQK; this is encoded by the coding sequence ATGATGAATTTAAGAATTTTAGCTGTACTGGCTTTGTCACTTTGCTTGGGTTGCGAAGAGGCAGCGGACAAGAGTGGGAGTAATGAAGACGGAAACACAAATTCTTTACCAATCAAACCGAGCCTCAGTGCTCGGTTTGATTACTTACTCAATTACGCGGTAGACTCTACGGCATTTCCTCGAAGTTTGGAAAAGAACAAAGAAGTACGAGGAGTCCCTTCCTCAGATTGGACCAGCGGTTTTTTCCCGGGTTCGCTCACATACCTCTACCTATTGACCGGTGAGGACAAGTATTTGGCTCGAGCCAAAGCATGGGTGCCATATATGGAAAAAGAACAATGGAACGGGCGTACTCACGATATGGGGTTCAAAGTCTACTCGAGTGTTGGCAAAGTCAACGAGATTACTCCAGAGCGACACTACGAAGAGGTGCTCATCCAAAGCGCCAACACCTTGATGACCCGCTACAATCCAGTGATAGGCTGTACCAAGTCTTGGGATTTTGGTCAGGACAAATGGCAATTTCCCGTCATCATTGACAACATGCTCAACTTAGAGCTATTCTTTCAAGCGACACGTTTGACAGGTGATAGCAGCTACCATCAAGCGGCCGTCTCTCATGCAACACAAACGATGCGCAATCATTTTCGTCCCGATTACAGTAGTTACCATGTCGTAGACTATGATGTGGAGACGGGACAGCCTGTACAGAAGATCACCCACCAAGGGATTCATGATGAGTCTGTATGGTCGAGAGGTCAGGGCTGGGGACTATATGGTTTTACGATGGTCTATCGCTACACACAGGACCCTATATTTTTGGCGCAAGCCGAGAAGATCGCCAATTTCATCATGACGCAGGACAACTTGCCAGAGGACAAAATATTCTATTGGGATATGAAAGATCCCAACATCCCCAATGCTCCACGAGATGCCTCGGCTGCCGCGGTGATTGCTTCGGGCTTGTTCGAACTGGATGAGTACACGACGGATGAGCGATATGCGACATTCGCCCAACAGATCATGGAGTCACTGGACTCAGAGGCTTATATCTTGCCGACTGAGATGACTGTGCCGTTTTTGCTAGGACACAGCACGGGCAACTATCCTAAGGATGATGAAATAGACGAACCGATTGCTTATGCAGATTATTATTTTTTGGAGGCGCTATACCGATCGACTCCTTCGGGTCAAAAGTAA
- a CDS encoding glycoside hydrolase family 2 TIM barrel-domain containing protein has protein sequence MKRSIWILLGILFAQSSLALEREKSNFNASWEYLEQAAPSTAEANQETGWVTLDLPHTWNATDVMDQTPGYRRDASWYRKTFDLGDLSEGERCFLYFEGANITTDVYVNGHFVTKHIGGYIGFEAEMTEYLVQGANTVMVRVDNGYDPQVIPSQKSDFFIYGGITRDVWLVKTNALRITDVSIATPEVSAKRATTGITVDLEGNLTEGYQTRIQVIDPRGRVVYDQKSATQRQTVTNFQITKPRLWDVANPQLYNVKIQLLQNGKVVDQVEDTYGYRWFEFAQNGPFYLNGKRLLLRGTHRHEESAGIGAALPNEMHRQDMEMIKGMGANFVRLAHYPQDPEIYKACDELGILVWDELPWCRGGVGDETWKTNTKNLLTEMIDQNYNHPSIILWSLGNEIYWLPDFENGDDEQELNAFLTELNDLSHALDPSRKTSIRKYYAGADIVDVFSPSIWSGWYSGTYKGYKNALEKSLAKYDHFLHMEYGGSSMVGRHSENPITGDGEISAGDWEEPINQVEYHNIANDGDWSENYIVDLFDWYLSISESHEQFAGSAQWAFKDFGTPLRPENDIPYLNEKGLADRSGKPKDAYYVFKSYWSDEPFVYIESHTWTERSGPEGKAKNISVFSNNETVELIVNGQSLGKKTRDMSQYPACGLNWDVQFQAGENTFEAIGYQGKKVVSVDSLIVNYSFEQAGAPDQIVLSAELLDNGNYLVTAKAVDAKGLRCLDYEDRAYFQCLAGGELIKDQGTPTGSEVINMANGRAAIEVVPHPKSEKLVMGVYNQNFKGTYLEIKK, from the coding sequence ATGAAGAGATCAATATGGATTTTGCTGGGCATACTGTTTGCACAGAGCAGCTTGGCGTTGGAGAGAGAGAAGAGCAATTTTAATGCTTCGTGGGAGTATTTGGAGCAGGCAGCTCCAAGTACTGCAGAGGCGAATCAAGAGACCGGATGGGTGACACTAGATCTGCCCCACACCTGGAACGCCACCGATGTGATGGATCAAACACCTGGCTACCGTAGGGATGCGAGCTGGTATCGCAAGACTTTTGATCTAGGTGATTTGAGCGAAGGCGAGAGGTGTTTTCTGTACTTCGAGGGTGCCAATATCACGACGGATGTCTATGTCAACGGGCACTTCGTCACCAAGCACATCGGAGGCTACATCGGGTTCGAAGCGGAGATGACTGAATACCTTGTCCAGGGCGCCAATACGGTCATGGTGCGTGTAGACAATGGCTATGATCCACAGGTCATTCCTTCACAAAAGTCAGATTTTTTCATCTACGGAGGGATCACGAGAGACGTGTGGTTGGTCAAGACGAATGCCTTGCGAATCACAGATGTGAGTATCGCGACACCAGAGGTCAGTGCCAAAAGGGCCACTACCGGCATCACTGTAGACCTAGAAGGAAACCTCACGGAGGGCTACCAGACCCGTATCCAAGTGATCGACCCAAGGGGGCGAGTCGTCTACGATCAAAAATCAGCCACACAAAGACAGACAGTGACCAATTTTCAAATCACCAAGCCAAGATTGTGGGACGTGGCTAATCCGCAGCTGTACAATGTAAAGATACAACTCTTGCAAAACGGCAAAGTTGTCGATCAAGTAGAAGACACTTATGGCTACCGATGGTTTGAGTTTGCACAGAATGGTCCGTTCTATCTCAACGGCAAACGTCTGCTGCTGCGTGGTACGCACCGTCACGAGGAGTCTGCAGGGATCGGTGCTGCCCTCCCCAATGAGATGCACCGTCAGGATATGGAGATGATCAAAGGCATGGGAGCCAATTTTGTCCGACTAGCGCACTATCCCCAGGACCCGGAGATATACAAGGCCTGTGACGAATTAGGTATTCTTGTCTGGGACGAATTGCCATGGTGCAGAGGAGGAGTCGGAGACGAGACATGGAAGACCAATACCAAAAACCTGCTCACCGAGATGATTGACCAAAATTACAATCACCCGAGCATCATCCTCTGGTCACTTGGCAATGAAATCTATTGGTTGCCGGATTTTGAAAACGGCGATGACGAGCAGGAGCTCAATGCCTTCCTCACTGAGCTCAACGACCTGTCCCATGCACTAGATCCAAGTCGAAAGACGTCTATTCGCAAGTACTACGCGGGAGCAGATATCGTCGATGTATTCAGTCCGTCGATCTGGTCGGGATGGTACTCAGGGACCTACAAGGGATATAAGAATGCGCTCGAAAAATCACTGGCGAAGTACGATCACTTCCTGCACATGGAGTATGGAGGGTCGAGTATGGTCGGTCGCCACAGCGAAAACCCCATCACCGGCGATGGAGAGATCAGTGCTGGAGATTGGGAAGAGCCCATCAATCAGGTAGAATACCACAACATCGCCAACGATGGAGATTGGAGCGAAAACTACATCGTGGACTTGTTTGACTGGTATCTGTCGATTTCTGAGTCTCACGAGCAATTTGCAGGTTCTGCTCAGTGGGCGTTCAAGGATTTTGGCACGCCACTACGTCCTGAGAATGACATCCCGTATCTCAACGAAAAAGGGCTGGCAGATCGCTCGGGCAAACCCAAAGATGCTTATTATGTGTTTAAGAGCTACTGGTCAGATGAGCCCTTCGTCTATATCGAGTCACACACGTGGACAGAGCGATCTGGTCCAGAGGGCAAGGCCAAAAACATCTCTGTATTCAGCAACAACGAGACCGTAGAATTGATTGTGAATGGGCAGAGCCTCGGCAAGAAAACCAGAGACATGAGTCAGTATCCTGCTTGCGGACTCAACTGGGATGTGCAGTTTCAAGCAGGCGAAAACACCTTCGAGGCGATTGGGTACCAAGGCAAGAAAGTCGTATCGGTCGATTCGCTGATAGTCAATTACAGCTTTGAACAGGCAGGTGCGCCAGATCAGATCGTGCTATCGGCCGAGTTGCTAGACAATGGCAACTACCTCGTGACAGCCAAGGCGGTAGACGCCAAGGGACTGCGGTGTTTGGATTATGAGGACAGGGCCTATTTTCAGTGCCTCGCAGGAGGCGAACTGATCAAGGATCAGGGGACACCTACAGGTAGTGAGGTGATCAATATGGCCAATGGACGAGCAGCGATCGAGGTGGTGCCTCATCCCAAAAGCGAGAAATTGGTGATGGGAGTGTACAACCAAAACTTCAAGGGGACCTACTTGGAAATCAAGAAGTGA
- a CDS encoding DUF4955 domain-containing protein, whose amino-acid sequence MKYWSSMVVVMGWCVVATAQTPQIWIDYQEDRAQGVIPELTDYSYAGYHFSEKEIPDVSDWTYFDVTDYGAVADDELYDDAAIQQAIDAAQASDGPAVVFFPVGKFIVSEDHDTNKKILVSRDSIVLKGSGSAEGGTEIFMDQSRVQNGHWQFLFETNTSAVSGNTFITEPVPEGAHSVIVEDASGFVVGEVVLISHKSTAFAEAHFGELELDESWTRLFGYGGGMSLYELHEISEINGSKITFKNPVQTGLPLLSSKYTVAHYSLIEEVGVEDILFTSDWENYPEDFYHHKDDIHDYAWNAVQFSHVRNAWLRNCEFRHWNQVMDVRESIGVTVENVVLSGKKGHASFLTRRGYGLLVKDCDDQVGQHHGPGTGYSGVNTVYLRHKMLTDQSIDSHSGQPYATLMDDVDGGVMDKNGGPYESYPHHGQDFTFWNYVHKASGPKTYDYWNATNRNGNTYAHPHFIGFQANDVVNQIDMGIHQMEGQRVSPASLFEAQLALRQADEASKPTIAWLSPAYGGQLEIGDDLQVKVAVADPDGTVDEVIFYFDGVIQREINAAPYNWGEEEVLDPVLFDLPGGTYPLKIKATDNDGNVAVDSILIYVGQAPTVAFEQPLDEVVHQSGTPLIVEAIASDEDGTIASVTLTLDGQEVSTLIEPPYRWEGLSELDALVSGTYVLTLEAIDNDQLSTTIEHTLLVNDFPQLSITSPTANQHFAVGSDVQVDAVATDADGSIVEVLLYLNEDLQRKETSVPYSWGERSDLDPDLFGMDPGAYTIRVTAIDDLGSESTSMLSIVIEEVLEVEPELQVMVYPNPFGDHLSIESVAPISRISLVNLMGQERRLSSYPEGQYLASVETSQLPQGIYLLRIWTHSADFQIVKLIKQ is encoded by the coding sequence ATGAAATATTGGAGCAGCATGGTGGTGGTCATGGGCTGGTGTGTAGTCGCAACAGCACAGACCCCCCAGATTTGGATAGATTATCAAGAGGACAGGGCCCAGGGAGTCATTCCTGAATTGACGGATTATTCGTATGCGGGGTATCATTTTTCCGAAAAGGAAATCCCAGACGTGTCCGATTGGACGTATTTTGATGTCACAGACTATGGTGCAGTAGCAGATGACGAGTTGTACGACGATGCAGCGATACAGCAGGCCATCGATGCAGCACAAGCGAGTGATGGACCCGCGGTGGTGTTTTTCCCTGTGGGGAAATTCATCGTGAGTGAAGACCATGATACCAACAAAAAAATCCTGGTGAGCCGGGACAGCATCGTACTCAAAGGATCGGGCTCTGCAGAGGGGGGGACGGAGATATTCATGGACCAGAGTCGTGTCCAGAACGGCCACTGGCAGTTTCTCTTTGAGACAAATACCAGTGCTGTCAGTGGCAATACCTTCATCACCGAACCCGTACCTGAGGGAGCTCACTCCGTCATAGTGGAGGATGCGAGTGGGTTCGTAGTAGGGGAAGTGGTACTGATCTCACACAAGAGTACAGCTTTTGCGGAGGCACATTTTGGCGAACTCGAGTTGGACGAGAGTTGGACACGCTTGTTTGGATATGGAGGAGGAATGAGCCTCTACGAGCTGCATGAGATCAGTGAGATCAATGGCTCCAAAATTACTTTTAAAAACCCAGTCCAGACGGGATTGCCGTTGTTGAGTTCGAAGTACACCGTGGCACATTATTCGTTGATTGAGGAGGTGGGAGTCGAAGACATTTTGTTTACTAGCGATTGGGAAAACTATCCCGAGGATTTCTACCATCACAAGGACGACATTCACGACTATGCTTGGAATGCTGTACAGTTTAGCCATGTGCGCAACGCTTGGTTGAGGAATTGTGAGTTCAGGCATTGGAACCAAGTCATGGATGTCCGTGAATCGATTGGTGTGACTGTAGAGAATGTGGTCCTCTCAGGCAAGAAAGGGCACGCGTCATTTTTGACGAGGCGTGGGTACGGTTTGTTGGTCAAAGACTGTGATGACCAAGTCGGACAGCACCACGGCCCAGGGACTGGCTACTCAGGCGTCAATACGGTCTACCTCAGACACAAGATGCTCACCGATCAGTCTATCGATAGCCATAGTGGACAACCTTATGCGACACTCATGGATGATGTAGATGGAGGAGTGATGGACAAAAATGGAGGACCATATGAAAGTTACCCGCACCATGGACAGGATTTTACTTTTTGGAACTATGTCCACAAAGCCTCTGGGCCGAAGACTTATGACTATTGGAATGCCACAAACCGAAACGGTAATACCTATGCGCACCCACATTTTATCGGTTTTCAGGCCAATGATGTAGTCAACCAAATAGATATGGGGATCCACCAGATGGAGGGACAACGCGTGTCTCCTGCGTCATTGTTCGAAGCACAATTGGCGCTTCGACAAGCAGACGAAGCTTCCAAACCAACGATTGCTTGGCTCAGTCCAGCCTATGGGGGGCAGTTGGAAATCGGAGATGATCTGCAAGTCAAAGTAGCAGTTGCTGATCCAGATGGGACGGTCGACGAAGTGATTTTCTACTTTGACGGGGTGATCCAGCGGGAGATCAATGCGGCACCTTACAATTGGGGAGAAGAAGAAGTACTTGATCCCGTGTTGTTTGATTTGCCAGGAGGTACCTATCCCTTGAAAATCAAAGCGACGGACAATGACGGGAATGTGGCTGTGGACTCGATTCTCATCTATGTAGGACAGGCGCCTACGGTGGCGTTTGAGCAGCCTTTGGATGAGGTGGTTCATCAAAGCGGGACACCGCTGATTGTCGAAGCAATCGCGAGTGACGAGGACGGCACGATTGCTTCGGTGACGCTGACGCTCGATGGGCAGGAGGTCAGTACGCTGATCGAGCCACCCTATCGGTGGGAAGGACTCTCTGAGCTCGACGCACTCGTGAGTGGGACTTATGTACTGACACTCGAAGCGATAGACAATGATCAATTGTCCACTACGATCGAACACACGTTGTTGGTCAATGATTTTCCTCAGTTGAGCATCACTAGTCCCACCGCGAATCAGCACTTTGCGGTCGGGAGTGATGTACAGGTGGATGCTGTGGCGACAGATGCAGATGGAAGTATCGTTGAGGTACTGTTGTATCTCAACGAAGACTTGCAGCGCAAAGAAACGTCCGTGCCCTACAGTTGGGGAGAGCGGAGTGATTTGGACCCAGATTTGTTTGGTATGGATCCTGGAGCATACACGATCAGAGTCACAGCGATCGACGACCTAGGGAGTGAGTCTACCAGTATGCTGAGCATCGTTATAGAAGAGGTGCTGGAGGTGGAGCCTGAGTTGCAGGTGATGGTTTATCCCAATCCATTTGGGGACCATTTGTCGATTGAGTCAGTTGCTCCCATATCTCGTATATCCTTGGTCAACCTGATGGGACAGGAGCGACGGTTGAGTAGTTACCCTGAGGGGCAGTACTTAGCATCCGTAGAAACCTCGCAACTCCCACAGGGCATTTACCTTTTGAGAATCTGGACCCATAGCGCTGATTTTCAAATTGTTAAATTGATCAAACAATAG
- a CDS encoding glycosyl hydrolase family 28-related protein: protein MKRILAYLLMGVGLLALSCAAMAQNLPAILSDPKVQAHNYLPDYSYAGYRFGEEKIPTQTESTVIHVLDFGAVPDDGLDDTQAIFSALAKANDVEGKVQLQFPSGRFILSDILYLTRSDIVLRGAGSGVAGTTLYYPRPMSYFEDPEPLTELREYLVALDKRQREPQNNLDLPFSQYAWSGGMIWVAVPGARVKSYLDKYDKKPKVLAKLLQGKRGEHEITVASASKLHVGDVVQLEWYNKEGKDGSLIQSMYDSADVKIGSHHWKYPSHALVMQQVQITTIEGNKVSIKDPLLHDIQEAWQPQMVEWQHLEEVGIEHFNIEFPMAPNIAHHVEDGYNAIYLTNLFNGWVRDVKIKNADSGILTEQISNVTIEEITTIGDKKAHYSVAMGSVHNVLVRDLSVHNRVIHPLSFNTHATKSVYTQCTVYRDPILDQHSGANHQNLFDDIRVYVDLDGEKYPLFAGGGAGYWKPSHGAYTTFWNIDVRFQNRMDDPQPVLLDGMKDGPSVRLIGIHANREIVLDYQPNPYIEETNEEMITVPSLYTYQLQQRTK from the coding sequence ATGAAAAGAATATTGGCATATTTACTCATGGGGGTAGGGTTGTTGGCGCTTTCGTGTGCAGCGATGGCTCAAAACCTACCCGCAATCCTATCCGACCCCAAGGTACAAGCTCATAATTATCTTCCAGATTACTCTTATGCAGGGTATCGTTTTGGTGAGGAGAAGATCCCAACACAGACAGAATCTACAGTGATTCATGTATTGGATTTTGGGGCAGTACCAGACGATGGACTCGATGATACCCAGGCTATTTTTTCTGCTTTGGCGAAAGCCAATGACGTGGAGGGTAAGGTACAGCTGCAGTTTCCGAGTGGTCGGTTCATTCTGAGCGACATCCTCTACCTCACTCGTAGTGATATCGTCCTACGTGGAGCAGGCAGTGGAGTAGCAGGTACGACGCTGTACTACCCACGTCCGATGAGTTACTTTGAGGACCCAGAGCCCTTGACGGAATTGAGAGAGTACTTGGTGGCACTGGACAAGCGCCAGCGTGAGCCACAAAACAATTTGGATTTGCCGTTTTCGCAATATGCCTGGTCTGGCGGGATGATCTGGGTCGCTGTGCCTGGCGCACGGGTCAAATCCTATCTCGACAAGTACGACAAGAAGCCCAAAGTACTTGCCAAATTGCTGCAGGGCAAGAGAGGAGAGCATGAGATTACTGTCGCATCAGCGAGTAAGTTACACGTAGGTGATGTGGTGCAGCTCGAGTGGTACAACAAAGAAGGAAAGGATGGTTCGCTGATCCAATCGATGTACGATTCAGCAGATGTCAAGATCGGGTCGCATCACTGGAAGTACCCCAGTCATGCGCTTGTGATGCAGCAGGTGCAAATCACGACCATCGAAGGGAACAAAGTATCGATCAAAGACCCTCTGCTCCACGACATCCAAGAGGCATGGCAGCCACAGATGGTAGAGTGGCAGCATTTGGAGGAAGTGGGTATAGAGCATTTCAACATTGAGTTTCCGATGGCGCCCAACATCGCACACCACGTCGAGGATGGCTACAATGCCATCTACCTCACCAACCTGTTCAATGGGTGGGTGAGGGATGTCAAGATCAAAAATGCGGACAGCGGTATCCTCACCGAACAAATTTCCAATGTGACCATCGAGGAGATCACAACGATCGGTGACAAGAAAGCGCACTATAGCGTGGCGATGGGTTCGGTGCACAACGTCCTCGTGCGTGATCTCAGCGTACACAATCGGGTGATTCATCCGTTGAGTTTCAATACGCATGCTACCAAGAGTGTCTACACTCAATGTACCGTGTATCGAGATCCGATACTGGATCAGCACTCAGGAGCCAATCACCAAAACTTGTTTGATGATATCCGAGTCTATGTCGATTTGGATGGAGAGAAATACCCATTGTTCGCTGGAGGTGGAGCAGGGTATTGGAAACCTTCGCATGGAGCCTACACGACCTTTTGGAACATCGATGTGCGGTTTCAAAACCGAATGGATGATCCGCAACCTGTCTTGCTCGATGGTATGAAGGATGGACCCTCGGTACGTTTGATTGGTATACATGCCAACCGTGAGATAGTGCTTGACTACCAGCCCAATCCGTACATAGAGGAGACCAACGAAGAAATGATTACTGTACCCTCTTTGTATACATACCAGCTGCAGCAGCGCACGAAATAG
- a CDS encoding IPT/TIG domain-containing protein, whose translation MYKILSKNVKIKSTWAAGALILFASVFVSCSEDEGDTTAPIPTITAISVESGEPGDAITITGTDLDDAESVTFGGVPATITSNSTTEIVTSVPEDGVTGKIRVTTPGGVAETQVDFSVIVVGAAVVSEISPKSAQIGEQITITGTDMLTVTSVKIGEVEATVASTTETTAIVTIAEGSALGLSTLTIVNDGGTATTSTEMHKFYVIKMIDEIYQETFDSEDPNVIGMTGSADVEESTVHGLSIDVSEDATDLPPAIDGTFFHMEGYSSTEISTSYMAQLGLRTQDVGTFADFFGDNLDAKDVYFNIQINFGELPEGYTESEGAVVAGLRFRFEGDDYEWQPTLQEIHDMGYEADENGWYSLSVPATAFDDDAAIGTFDFKDMTRYAVAQRRNYGTGTALPLGPDTGSILATLSFDNVSISIGGPLSY comes from the coding sequence ATGTATAAAATTTTATCAAAAAACGTAAAAATCAAGAGTACTTGGGCGGCAGGAGCCCTCATACTATTCGCTTCCGTATTCGTCTCATGTAGTGAAGACGAAGGCGACACTACAGCCCCCATCCCTACGATCACAGCTATCAGTGTAGAAAGCGGAGAGCCAGGTGACGCGATCACGATTACTGGTACAGATCTCGACGATGCAGAGTCGGTGACATTCGGCGGTGTCCCCGCTACAATCACCTCCAATAGCACTACAGAAATCGTCACTTCCGTACCTGAAGATGGTGTGACAGGCAAAATCAGAGTCACTACACCTGGAGGAGTAGCAGAGACTCAAGTGGATTTCAGTGTGATCGTCGTAGGAGCGGCTGTCGTGTCAGAAATCAGCCCCAAATCTGCACAAATAGGTGAACAAATCACCATCACGGGTACAGACATGCTGACCGTCACCTCTGTCAAAATAGGTGAAGTAGAAGCCACCGTGGCAAGCACGACAGAAACTACCGCAATCGTCACTATCGCAGAGGGATCAGCCCTTGGTCTCAGCACCCTCACGATCGTCAATGACGGAGGGACAGCGACTACCTCGACAGAGATGCACAAATTCTATGTGATCAAAATGATTGACGAGATCTACCAGGAGACTTTCGACAGTGAAGATCCAAACGTGATCGGTATGACTGGTAGTGCAGACGTAGAAGAATCAACCGTGCATGGGCTCAGCATAGATGTATCCGAAGACGCTACGGATCTACCACCAGCGATCGACGGGACGTTCTTTCACATGGAAGGATACAGCAGCACAGAGATCAGTACCAGCTACATGGCACAACTTGGATTGCGTACGCAGGACGTGGGTACATTTGCGGACTTCTTTGGTGACAACCTCGATGCAAAAGATGTGTATTTCAACATCCAAATCAACTTTGGCGAGTTGCCAGAGGGCTACACCGAGTCCGAAGGCGCTGTAGTCGCTGGTTTGAGATTCAGGTTCGAAGGCGATGATTACGAATGGCAACCTACCCTCCAAGAGATACACGACATGGGCTATGAAGCGGATGAAAATGGCTGGTACAGCCTCTCTGTCCCTGCCACGGCTTTCGATGACGATGCAGCAATTGGCACTTTCGATTTCAAAGACATGACCAGGTATGCAGTCGCCCAAAGAAGAAACTACGGCACGGGTACTGCCTTGCCTCTAGGACCAGACACTGGATCTATCTTAGCGACTTTGAGCTTCGATAACGTGAGCATCTCAATTGGTGGTCCATTGAGCTACTAA
- a CDS encoding NUDIX domain-containing protein, with amino-acid sequence MNAAQSPTHSESYQEATPILVAVDNVIFGFDPDEEKLKVLLFKRQVAPQAGTWSLIGSFIQPQESGVQAAARILQKFTGLDEVYLEQFHAYTQPSRDPGARVISITYYSLIRINEQNDELVNTYQARWFDLTDIPPLVVDHNHMVQDALTHLQGKIKRKPIGFNLLPDEFTLPKLLKLYMEIYQAPIDDRNFRKKILSTGILDRLDKKDKSASKKGAFLYQFNEEKYFSLVDDGYDIAFL; translated from the coding sequence ATGAATGCAGCACAATCCCCTACCCATTCGGAATCTTATCAAGAAGCTACCCCCATCTTGGTCGCAGTAGACAATGTCATCTTTGGATTTGACCCAGACGAAGAGAAACTGAAAGTACTGCTCTTCAAAAGGCAAGTCGCTCCTCAAGCAGGGACCTGGTCGTTGATCGGGAGTTTCATCCAACCCCAAGAATCGGGCGTACAGGCTGCAGCACGTATTCTTCAAAAATTCACAGGGCTTGATGAAGTCTATCTCGAGCAGTTTCACGCCTACACACAGCCTAGCCGTGACCCAGGGGCACGTGTCATCTCTATCACCTACTACAGCCTAATTCGGATCAATGAGCAAAATGACGAGCTCGTCAATACCTACCAAGCCCGATGGTTTGACCTGACAGACATCCCCCCACTCGTCGTAGATCACAACCACATGGTACAAGATGCACTGACACATCTACAGGGCAAGATCAAGCGCAAACCGATTGGTTTCAACCTCCTTCCTGATGAGTTTACCCTACCCAAGCTGCTCAAACTCTATATGGAGATTTACCAAGCTCCCATAGACGACAGAAACTTCCGAAAGAAAATACTCTCTACAGGAATACTGGATCGCTTGGACAAAAAAGACAAGAGTGCTTCCAAGAAGGGTGCGTTTCTCTATCAGTTCAACGAAGAGAAGTACTTTTCTCTGGTCGACGATGGGTATGATATCGCATTTCTATGA